The window GCAGGATCAGGTTTAAACTGCCCCAGGTAGTCGCCGTGAACAAAATAGATCTGCTCACGGAGGATCAGCTGGACAGGATATCTATGTGGGCCAGCGACTCGGAGGCCCTCGCAGACCTTCTCGAGTCGGCGCCGCTCGGCCGGGAGCTGTTGAGGGCCTCTCTGGGCTTGGGAGGCATAGGCGACTTGGTCTTCGTCTCGGCGCTGAACGGCACAGGCCTCGACAAGCTCTATTACGCCATACAGCTCCACTACACCGGAGGGGAAGACCAACAGATGCCTCCATAGCGTAAAAGCCTCCAGGGGCCGCCTCTCGTTGATCGGGATCGGAGACCTCGAACAGTCGTGCCTAACTGTCTATGCTTGAGGGCCCGCGGCCGGCGCCTACAATGTTTTTAAATTATGCCGAGTTGTCGGGGCATGCCGAAGAGGACCCACGGCTATAGGTACAAGAGCAGGAAGCTGTTGACGAAGAAGCCGAGGGAGAAGGGGCTGGGCGGCTTGTCCCGGCTAATGTACGAGTACAAGGAGGGCGATAAGGTCGTCATAGATATAGACCCCACCTTTATAAAGTCGGCCCCTCACAGGAGGTATCAAGGCAGAGTGGGCGTGGTGGTCGGGAGGCAGGGAGACGCCTACGTAGTGCTTGTTGAGGTGGGGTCAAAGACCAAGAAGCTCGTAGTCACTCCGGAACACCTAGTCCCTCTAAGAAGCGCGTAGCGGCTCTATTGGGGCGCGTCCGCCGGTCCAACGGCCGCCGTATCCTATGGAGACTTTAAAACCCCTTCGTAGTGCGGTACGTGAGCGTGAAGAGGATAAGGAGATCTGAGGATATCACAAACGCCAAGGCGTTGGAAGTGCTCAGGAGCTTCTCTCAGAGCTTCGAGCTGAACGACGTCCAGAGGAAGACCATAGACTTCCTGGAGAAGGTGGTGACGGCTCCGGCGGACTCGGCCGAGGCAAAGGTCAACGAGCTGATCTCGCGTTTCGGGTTTGCGAGGATCACGGCAATACAGCTGGTTAATCTGATGCCGGAGGACGTCGACGAGTTGAGATACCTACTGCAGATGTTGGAGCGCCGCGAGTTCTCCGACGACGAGATCAAGGAGATGTTGAAGATCTTGCGGTCATGAGGAAAAGGGAGGATTACGGCTATGTCCTCGACATAATACCGCCGGAGCTGGCGGCGTACAAGCTCCCGGCCAGGATCAGGCGGGAGTTTCCCAGAGATTCCACCTACGCGCACGTGCTCGGC of the Thermoproteus uzoniensis 768-20 genome contains:
- a CDS encoding 50S ribosomal protein L21e, which translates into the protein MPKRTHGYRYKSRKLLTKKPREKGLGGLSRLMYEYKEGDKVVIDIDPTFIKSAPHRRYQGRVGVVVGRQGDAYVVLVEVGSKTKKLVVTPEHLVPLRSA
- a CDS encoding RNA polymerase Rpb4 family protein: MSVKRIRRSEDITNAKALEVLRSFSQSFELNDVQRKTIDFLEKVVTAPADSAEAKVNELISRFGFARITAIQLVNLMPEDVDELRYLLQMLERREFSDDEIKEMLKILRS